The segment GTCGTTGTTGTAAGTCCAGAGCCATTGCGTGGCGAAGTCTTGGGCCTCCTCGATGTTTTCGATGATGTGTTGGTCCAGCCATTCATTCCTGACGGTGCGGTTGTAACGTTCGATGTAGGCGTTCTGCTGGGGCTGTCCTGGTTGGATGTGCTGGAGGGTAACACCTTGTTTCTCAGCCCATTCCAGCAGCTTGATGCTGATGTATTCAGGGCCATTATCGACCCGGATCGTGCCGGGCTTGCCACGCCATTCGATGATGCGATCGAGGCTCCGGATCACGCGTTCAGCAGGCAATGAAAAGTCGACCTCAATGCCAAGCCCTTCGCGGTTGAAGTCGTCCAGCACGTTCAGCAGTCGAAACTGACGACCGTCGCTCAGCCTGTCGGCCATAAAGTCCATCGACCAGGTCATGTTGGGGGCCTCGGGTACCGCCAGCGCGTCGGGTTTATCCCGCTTTAGCCGTTTGCGGGGCTTAATCCGCAGGTTCAGTTCCAGCGCGCAATAGATGCGATAGACCCGCTTATGGTTCCACGGATGACCTTTGACGTTGCGCAGGTGCAGATAGCAAAGTCCGAAGCCCCAAGTCTTCCTCGTATCCGTCAGCCCGACAAGCAAATCGGCAATCTGTTCGTTCTCATCGCTCAGAAGCGGGCTGTAGCGATAGCAGGTCTCGCTAACCCCAAAGGTGCGGCACGCCACGGCGACACTGACCCCGCGTCGCTCTACCGCCGTTGCGGCCATCTCTCGTCGCTGAGATGGCCCAGTCACTTTTTTCCAAGGGCTTCCTTGGTAATCCCCCCCGAAAGTAAGGGGCTGCGGAAGTAGAATTTTCTCGGCAAGATGCATGAGGAGATTCAGATGAAGATGACGAGATACAGTGAGCCGCAGATCCTTGCGATCCTGCGCCAGGCCGAAGGCGGTGTTCCTGTGGCCGAGCTTTGCCGCGAACATGGTATGAGCACAGCGTCCTTTTACAAATGGCGGGCGAAGTATGGCGGGATGGATGCTTCAATGATCGCGCAGACCAAGGCGCTTGAAGACGAGAACCGACGCCTGAAGAAGATGTTCGCAGAGTTGAGCATGCAGAACGAGTTGCTGAAGGAAGCCCTTGGAAAAAAGTGACTGGGCCATCTCAGCGACGAGAGATGGCCGCAACGGCGGTAGAGCGACGCGGGGTCAGTGTCGCCGTGGCGTGCCGCACCTTTGGGGTTAGCGAGACCTGCTATCGCTACAGCCCGCTTCTGAGCGATGAGAACGAACAGATTGCCGATTTGCTTGTCGGGCTGACGGATACGAGGAAGACTTGGGGCTTCGGACTTTGCTATCTGCACCTGCGCAACGTCAAAGGTCATCCGTGGAACCATAAGCGGGTCTATCGCATCTATTGCGCGCTGGAACTGAACCTGCGGATTAAGCCCCGCAAACGGCTAAAGCGGGATAAACCCGACGCGCTGGCGGTACCCGAGGCCCCCAACATGACCTGGTCGATGGACTTTATGGCCGACAGGCTGAGCGACGGTCGTCAGTTTCGACTGCTGAACGTGCTGGACGACTTCAACCGCGAAGGGCTTGGCATTGAGGTCGACTTTTCATTGCCTGCTGAACGCGTGATCCGGAGCCTCGATCGCATCATCGAATGGCGTGGCAAGCCCGGCACGATCCGGGTCGATAATGGCCCTGAATACATCAGCATCAAGCTGCTGGAATGGGCTGAGAAACAAGGTGTTACCCTCCAGCACATCCAACCAGGACAGCCCCAGCAGAACGCCTACATCGAACGTTACAACCGCACCGTCAGGAATGAATGGCTGGACCAACACATCATCGAAAACATCGAGGAGGCCCAAGACTTCGCCACGCAATGGCTCTGGACTTACAACAACGACCGCCCGAACATGGGCATCGGCGGCATCACACCCGCACAGAAACTGAAAATGGCCGCGTAAGTTCTACGGCTGCACCCCATTAAAAATGGGGGGATTACCCCTTCAGCAACTCGTTCTGCATGCTCAACTCTGCGAACATCTTCTTCAGGCGTCGGTTCTCGTCTTCAAGCGCCTTGGTCTGCGCGATCATTGAAGCATCCATCCCGCCATACTTCGCCCGCCATTTGTAAAAGGACGCTGTGCTCATACCATGTTCGCGGCAAAGCTCGGCCACCGGAACACCGCCTTCGGCCTGGCGCAGGATCGCAAGGATCTGCGGCTCACTGTATCTCGTCATCTTCATCTGAATCTCCTCATGCATCTTGCCGAGAAAATTCTACTTCCGCAGCCCCTTACTTTCGGGGGGGATTACCGGACAGCTGCGATACAAAGCTGAATTGCTCATGGGTGGCGGCATCCGACACAGCGGCGGCTTTGAGTCGGATTCTTTGATCGTCACTGCGCATACATTCGCAGCCTTGCGCGCCCTCTTGCTTCCGCAGTGCTTCCGAAATGTTTGAACGCAAAAATCCGCCCGGTAGGGCGGCTTCTAAGCGACTGTTAAGTCAAAGTTTTTGGTTGCGGGAGTAGGATTTGAACCTACGACCTTCAGGTTATGAGCCTGACGAGCTACCGGGCTGCTCCATCCCGCGACAGTTTTATGGCGCTCCGATTTTGGATATGCCAAGGCGATATCGCTGAACATCGTTGAGAGATACACATTTGTTCAGGGACTTATTAGGTCTGGCGGTGACCTACTCTCCCACGTCTTAAGACGCAGTACCATCGGCGCTACGGCACTTAACGGCCGGGTTCGGAATGGATCCGGGTGTTTTGCTCGCGCTATGACCACCAAACCAAATAAATCCCTGAACATCGGATGCTTGCGCACTCGACAGGGTTGTTTTCCTCAATCAACGTTGTCCAAGTCGTTCCACTTGGTGTGTATGCTTTTGTTCCAGCGAGCCAAACCTGGCTATTACTGGATCAAATCAAGCCTATCGGGCCATTAGTACCGGTCAACTGAACGCGTTACCGCGCTTACATCTCCGGCCTATCGACGTGGTGGTCTACCACGGCCCTCAGGGATACCTTGTTTTGAGGGGGGCTTCCCGCTTAGATGCCTTCAGCGGTTATCCTGTCCGAACTTAGCTACCCAGCACTGCCGTTGGCACGACAACTGGTCCACCAGTGGTTCGTTCACCCCGGTCCTCTCGTACTAGGGGCAACTCCTCTCAAGTATCCTACACCCACGGCAGATAGGGACCGAACTGTCTCACGACGTTCTAAACCCAGCTCACGTACCTCTTTAAACGGCGAACAGCCGTACCCTTGGGACCTGCTCCAGCCCCAGGATGAGATGAGCCGACATCGAGGTGCCAAACACTGCCGTCGATATGGACTCTTGGGCAGTATCAGCCTGTTATCCCCGGCGTACCTTTTATCCGTTGAGCGATGGCCCTCCCACTTGGGACCACCGGATCACTATGGCCGACTTTCGTCTCTGCTCGACTTGTCAGTCTTGCAGTCAGGCTGGCTTCTGCCATTGCACTCAACGAGCGATTTCCGACCGCTCTGAGCCAACCTTCGCGCGCCTCCGTTACGCTTTAGGAGGCGACCGCCCCAGTCAAACTACCCACCACACAGGGTCCCGGATCCGGATAACGGACCGCGGTTAGACATCAAGCAGAACAAGGGTGGTATCTCAAGGGAAGCTCCACGCAAACTGGCGTTCACGCTTCAAAGCCTACCACCTATCCTGCACATGTTCGGCCTAATGCCAGTGTGAAGTTGTAGTAAAGGTGCACGGGGTCTTTCCGTCTAACCGCGGGAAGCCTGCATCTTGACAGGCAATTCAATTTCGCTGAGTCTATGTTGGAGACAGCGGGGAAGTCGTTACGCCATTCGTGCAGGTCGGAACTTACCCGACAAGGAATTTCGCTACCTTAGGACCGTTATAGTTACGGCCGCCGTTTACCTGGGCTTCAATTCAGAGCTCTCACCCCTCCTTTTAACCTTCAGGCACCGGGCAGGCGTCAGACCCTATACGTCGTCTTACGACTTCGCAGAGCCCTGTGTTTTTAGTAAACAGTCGCCACCCCCTGGTTTGTGCCCCCAGCCTCTAGTTGCCTAGAAACCGGGCCTCCTTCTCGCGAACTTACGGAGGTATTTTGCCGAGTTCCTTCAACATAGTTCTCTCAAGCGCCTTGGTATTCTCTACCAGTCCACCTGTGTCGGTTTAGGGTACGATCTAGCGATGGAGCTATTTCCAGGAACCTCTCAACGGCCCTCCAATCCGATAAGGAGGAACAATCTTCGAGATCCGTCACTTCCATCTGGCCCAGGAATATTAACCTGGTTCCCATCGACTACGCCTTTCGGCCTCGCCTTAGGGGTCGGCTTACCCTGCTCAGATTAGCTTTAAGCAGGAACCCTTGGACTTTCGGCGAGAGTGTCTCTCACACTCTTTGTCGCTACTCATGTCATCATTCTCACTAGTGATCTCTCCACCGGATCGCTCACGCGCCAGCTTCACAGAAAGCTCCGCGTCTCCAATACCTCCCGAAAGAGGCAAAAGAGACATGGAACTATGTCACACTACGCTCTGCTACCATGCCTTACGGCATCCTAAGCTTCGGCTCATGGCTTGAGCCCCGTTACATCTTCGCCGCAGGACAACTTATTTAGACCAGTGAGCTGTTACGCTATCTTTAAAGGATGGCTGCTTCTAAGCCAACCTCCTGGTTGTTTTGGTCGTCCCACCTGCTTTCCCACTTAGCCATGAATTAGGGCCTTAGCTGTAGGTCAGGGTTGTTTCCCTCTTCACAACGGACGTTAGCATCCGCTGTGTGTCTGCCATCTAGTACTCCCGGGTATTCGGAGTTGGTTAGGATCAGTAAGCCTGTGGGGCCCCATTACCATCCAGTGCTCTACCCCCCCGGGGTATTCGGATGACGCTCTACCTAAATAGATTTCGCAGAGAACCAGCTATCTCCGAGTTTGATTGGCCTTTCACCCCTAGGCACAACTCATCCCGACCTTTTTCAACAGGTGTGGGTTCGGACCTCCAGTAAGTGTTACCTTACCTTCATCCTGGTCATGCCTAGATCACTCGGTTTCGGGTCTGATCCATCTAACTCAACGCCCTATTAAGACTCGCTTTCGCTGCGCCTACACCTAACGGCTTAAGCTTGCTAGATAGACCAAGTCGATGACCCATTATACAAAAGGTACGCCGTCACAAGACTGGACACTAATAATAATCTTCTACTTAAGCGGGACACTCACCCGAATTGAACGGTCTCAATTCCCGGATTGATGTCATAGATCCCTGCGTTGGACCGGTGATCGTAACTGACGCTATAGCGCCAGCCTTCCCGGCCTTCGTAACCCAGACTCAATTCCCGATCTAAATTCGAACCGGTCCGCCAAGGTCAAATCCGCCATTATCGGCGTAAAGACCCGCATTGCATGCAGTTCCGCATAGAGCGGGCTGCGTCCGAATTGGTAGGTATAGGTTGAGCCAAAGCCCACCCAGGTTTCGCCATGCTCACCCACCGAAAGTCCAACCGCATTTCCAAATGGCCCACGTTTGCGGCCCAGATCGTAACGCAGGATAGACTTCAGAGGCGCTTTGGCGCGCCGCTCCAGAACCTGGGCCTGCGGAGATTGCCAGCCTTGGGGTCGTTTCCGACTTGCCAAGGCATCCTGCCTCCGTGCCGCAATGATTCATGGCCCATATCCGTCAGTCCGGCTATCAGCATAAGCACTGCAAAGTTCCGTCAGCCATGTTTCTCGTCCTATCGCTTCCGCTGCCGGAGAACAGTACTTCTGCTCTCTTCCAGCCGTTTCTACAGGACAATCTCATGGCCCCAGATTGTTATTAGAGTCCAGTCAAGCTCCGACTGATTGTAGGCGTTCGGTTTCAGGTACTGTTTCACTCCCCTCGTCGGGGTGCTTTTCACCTTTCCCTCACGGTACTGGTTCCGCTATCGGTCAGTAAGGAGTACTTAGCCTTCGGAGGTGGTCCTCCGATCTTCGAACAGGATTTCACGTGTCCCGCCTACTTAATACGTTCCATTGAGCTTCCCATACGGGGCTGTCACCCGCTATGGCCGACCTTTCCAGGTCGTTCTGGTCACTCTCAGGACTCGGCTGGTCCCCGTTCGCTCGCCGCTACTAGGGGAGTCTCTATTGATGTCCTTTCCTCCGGGTACTTAGATGTTTCAGTCCCCGGGTTTGCTCTTAAAACCCTATGTATTCAGGTAATAAGTACCTGTTTCAGCCATTATAAGCAGCCCGAAGGCTATTATAACAAACTGTCAGGTGGGTTGCCCCATTCGGAAATCCATGGATCAAAGCTTATTCTCAGCTCCCCATGGCTTATCGCAGAGTATCACGTCCTTCATCGCCT is part of the Puniceibacterium sp. IMCC21224 genome and harbors:
- a CDS encoding IS3 family transposase (programmed frameshift), with product MKMTRYSEPQILAILRQAEGGVPVAELCREHGMSTASFYKWRAKYGGMDASMIAQTKALEDENRRLKKMFAELSMQNELLKEALGKKLTGPSQRREMAATAVERRGVSVAVACRTFGVSETCYRYSPLLSDENEQIADLLVGLTDTRKTWGFGLCYLHLRNVKGHPWNHKRVYRIYCALELNLRIKPRKRLKRDKPDALAVPEAPNMTWSMDFMADRLSDGRQFRLLNVLDDFNREGLGIEVDFSLPAERVIRSLDRIIEWRGKPGTIRVDNGPEYISIKLLEWAEKQGVTLQHIQPGQPQQNAYIERYNRTVRNEWLDQHIIENIEEAQDFATQWLWTYNNDRPNMGIGGITPAQKLKMAA